One stretch of Stanieria cyanosphaera PCC 7437 DNA includes these proteins:
- a CDS encoding Tn3 family transposase, which yields MKPNWDAEELIEHWTLLPQELELVENRVGGNKIGFALLLKHFQIFASFPERSSSIPRVIISYIASQTNTPESSYSDYDWSGRSAKSYRVEIRRLFNFRVATVRDSEEMSNWLIQEILPNEQKFEAIREVVSQRWRELQLEPPTTPQVERLIKSAIYQYEADFCSSTLEKLTPSIIEKIDILLSTEDSEETEDDESASQSGKKIKMSDFAFLKTDPGAVGLDSFLTEIKKLKLIRAVGLPSDLFTGISEKLLSTYRQRASTESPYDLRRHKDAIRYTLMAAFCIQRSQEITDNLIELLNQIIHRIDTRAVRRINQELIDEFKTVSGKTGLLFRIAEAAIAAPTGVVEQVIYPVVSLKTLKDLVAEYKSTGNFYQQRVHTVVRNSFASHYRRMIPQLLEVLEFRSNNDIHRPVIEALELLKKYASSKARYYDPSEEIAIDGVLKSNAKEILLETDNQGNERINRINYEICVLQALRERLCCKEIWVVGANRYRNPDDDLPTDFETKRQVYYQALTLPENVETFIRSLQEQMESGLEKLDKGMPRNKSVTIIGKGNKGLIRLSPFDAAPEPINIKQLKGEINRLWHKTSLLDILKETDLRVDFTRNFKSMGTREILDRETLQKRLLLCLFGMGTNTGLKRINTGIDGENYQDLVYVRRRYIHKDQLRSAIAEIVNATFEIRLPHIWGEGTTTCASDSKHFGAWEQNLITQYHLRYGGRGVMIYWHVEKNSTCIYSQLKTCSSSEVSAMINGVLKHCTNMEVQKNYVDSHGQSEVAFAFTHLLGFQLMPRLKRIKVQKLYRPHAGQVDAYPNLEPVMTRPINWDLIRQQYDQMVKYATALRLGTAETEAILKRFSKNPFKHPTYLALMELGRVIKTIFLCQYLDSETVRREINEGLNVVERWNGVNEFIFYGKGGEFASNRLESQELSVLSLHLLQICLVYINTLMIQSVLAQEHWKKKLTARDLQAITPLIFSHVNPYGLFKLDMKERIVRLAQPLVA from the coding sequence GTGAAACCAAATTGGGACGCAGAAGAACTAATCGAACATTGGACGCTGCTACCCCAAGAATTAGAGTTAGTCGAAAATAGAGTTGGGGGAAATAAGATTGGTTTCGCTCTTTTATTAAAGCATTTTCAAATCTTTGCTAGTTTTCCAGAGCGTAGCTCATCTATCCCCAGAGTTATTATCTCTTATATAGCTTCACAGACAAATACTCCTGAAAGTTCTTATTCTGACTATGATTGGTCGGGACGTTCGGCAAAAAGTTATCGGGTTGAAATCCGTCGTTTATTCAATTTTCGAGTCGCTACAGTCCGAGATTCAGAAGAGATGAGTAACTGGCTGATTCAAGAGATATTACCCAACGAGCAAAAGTTTGAAGCTATCAGAGAAGTCGTCTCTCAAAGATGGAGAGAATTACAACTCGAACCGCCTACAACTCCTCAAGTCGAACGCTTAATCAAGAGTGCTATTTACCAATACGAAGCTGATTTCTGCTCCTCAACCCTAGAGAAACTCACTCCCTCTATAATCGAAAAAATCGATATTCTGCTTTCTACGGAGGATTCAGAAGAAACGGAAGATGATGAATCTGCCTCCCAGTCAGGCAAAAAAATTAAAATGTCGGATTTCGCCTTCCTCAAAACTGACCCAGGAGCAGTGGGATTGGATAGCTTTCTCACTGAAATCAAAAAATTGAAATTGATTCGTGCTGTTGGTTTACCCTCAGATTTATTTACAGGTATTTCGGAAAAACTGCTCTCCACCTACCGTCAACGAGCATCCACAGAATCCCCCTACGACCTTCGCCGACACAAAGATGCTATCCGCTACACCCTAATGGCAGCTTTCTGTATCCAACGCAGCCAAGAGATTACAGACAATCTCATTGAGTTACTCAATCAAATCATTCACCGCATCGATACTAGAGCCGTAAGACGAATCAACCAAGAATTAATCGATGAATTCAAAACTGTTTCGGGCAAAACAGGCTTACTGTTTCGCATCGCCGAAGCAGCTATAGCAGCACCAACTGGAGTTGTAGAACAAGTTATTTACCCTGTCGTGTCTCTAAAAACCCTCAAAGATTTAGTAGCAGAATATAAATCTACGGGCAATTTCTATCAGCAAAGGGTTCATACAGTAGTTCGTAATTCCTTTGCCAGTCATTATCGCAGGATGATTCCTCAACTATTAGAGGTGTTGGAATTTCGTTCTAATAATGACATCCATCGCCCTGTAATTGAGGCATTAGAGCTTTTGAAGAAATACGCTTCCAGTAAAGCTCGATATTATGACCCTAGTGAAGAAATAGCTATTGATGGAGTTCTCAAAAGTAACGCAAAAGAGATTCTGTTAGAAACTGACAACCAAGGAAATGAGCGCATTAACCGCATCAACTATGAAATCTGCGTCCTTCAAGCCCTCAGAGAAAGACTCTGTTGTAAGGAAATTTGGGTAGTAGGGGCTAATCGCTATCGCAACCCCGATGACGATTTACCCACTGACTTTGAAACCAAACGGCAAGTTTATTATCAGGCTTTAACTCTCCCCGAAAATGTAGAAACTTTTATCAGAAGTTTACAGGAGCAGATGGAGTCAGGGTTAGAGAAACTGGATAAGGGAATGCCTAGAAATAAGAGTGTCACTATTATTGGTAAGGGAAATAAAGGTTTGATTAGACTTAGTCCGTTTGATGCTGCACCCGAACCCATCAATATCAAACAACTCAAGGGAGAAATCAACCGTCTCTGGCACAAAACCAGTCTCTTGGACATTCTCAAAGAAACGGATTTACGAGTTGATTTTACCCGTAACTTCAAGAGTATGGGAACTAGGGAAATTTTAGATAGAGAAACCCTGCAAAAGCGATTATTACTCTGTCTGTTTGGCATGGGAACGAATACGGGACTAAAACGCATTAATACGGGGATAGATGGAGAGAACTATCAAGATTTAGTTTATGTCCGCCGTCGCTACATCCACAAAGACCAGTTACGCAGTGCTATCGCAGAAATAGTTAATGCCACCTTTGAGATTCGCTTGCCTCATATTTGGGGAGAAGGAACTACCACTTGTGCTAGCGACAGCAAGCATTTTGGTGCTTGGGAGCAAAATTTAATTACCCAGTATCATCTCCGTTATGGCGGACGGGGAGTGATGATTTACTGGCACGTTGAAAAAAATTCAACCTGTATCTATTCTCAGCTTAAAACCTGTTCTTCTTCTGAAGTGTCGGCGATGATTAATGGAGTTTTAAAGCACTGTACCAATATGGAGGTGCAGAAAAACTATGTGGATAGTCACGGGCAAAGTGAGGTGGCTTTTGCTTTTACTCACCTGTTGGGTTTTCAGTTAATGCCCAGGCTCAAAAGGATTAAGGTGCAGAAACTCTATCGCCCTCATGCGGGTCAGGTAGATGCTTACCCCAATTTAGAACCTGTCATGACTCGTCCGATAAACTGGGACTTAATTCGTCAGCAGTACGACCAGATGGTGAAATATGCCACTGCTTTGAGGTTGGGGACGGCAGAAACCGAAGCTATCTTAAAAAGGTTTAGCAAAAATCCTTTTAAACATCCTACCTATCTAGCCTTGATGGAATTAGGCAGGGTCATTAAAACTATTTTCTTGTGTCAGTATCTCGACTCGGAAACTGTACGCCGAGAGATTAATGAAGGATTGAATGTGGTAGAGAGATGGAATGGGGTTAACGAATTTATCTTCTACGGTAAGGGTGGTGAGTTTGCTTCTAATCGCTTGGAAAGTCAGGAATTATCGGTATTATCTTTGCACCTGTTACAGATTTGTTTGGTGTATATCAATACTTTGATGATTCAGAGCGTGCTAGCACAGGAGCATTGGAAGAAGAAGCTGACGGCAAGGGATTTACAGGCGATTACGCCCTTGATATTTAGTCATGTTAATCCTTATGGGTTGTTCAAGCTGGATATGAAGGAGCGGATAGTTCGGTTAGCGCAACCATTAGTGGCTTAA
- a CDS encoding PKD domain-containing protein, with amino-acid sequence MLTSDPLRAIANGDFSITDTTSDTFAWNTRGDSNIEQGQAVLTEDSPFLSNFTQTFTIPEDAKTLQFTLVDTELGASELAPPDAFEVALLDANTNEPLTTDTNLSNTDSLLNIQNDGTTYFSNNVRIGGATSGQIIDLNNSRTITIDISHLAPGTEATLYFDLLGFGDADSRVVIDDIILSDQNLLLPFANHDTATTIQGQEIEIAILDNDRDDDGTIALNSVQIQTQPDRGTAIARPDGTVSYIPGTGFAGTDTFTYLVSDNDGQLSNPATVTVTVDNVAPTITDIQIPDNITEGTEIELEAIATDSGNDPLTYKWEFDDQTTLFGRTVVRTYVNNGTYTGTVTVTDTYGGSETQTFTVTVDNTPPIVDAGADKTTNEGKAIALTGSFTDAGVNDTHTYTWDLGDGSDLITDTTTPTHTYTQNGIYTATFTVTDSDGAVSNDTVEVTVNNVNPTIESLTGDTNLDEGDTANFSATASDPGDDTLTYIWDFGDGNHSTLNSNQSSVSHTYTQNGTYTVTLTVTDDGGATAQTLEITVNNVAPTIDEIDGKTTVDEGETVSYRAIATDPGDDELIYTWNFGDGSDVVTGETVTHTFANNGVYEATLTVEDDDGAATTQTITITVNNVAPIIETETTKTADEGESLEFLATLSDPGDDELTVTWDFGDGSEFVQTNGSSPRQDTQTHTYVDNGNYTATVTVTDSDGAETTSSIDVTINNTAPVIDSLTGDTKISEGQTANFSANATDAGNDELTYSWDFGDGSDLVTGVDVNHIFADNGNYTVTLTVTDDDGAATSQTINVVVNNVTPVITSLTGDTEILEGEVAEYNAIASDNGNDTLIYTWNFGDGSDTVEGQNVTHVFTDNGNYTVTLTVIDDDGAATSSSLDVTVNNVIPAITSLTGDTNINEGDEASFSAIASDDGEDELTYSWNFGDGTDVVEGENVTHVFTDNGNYTVTLTVTDDDGAATSSTLDVVVNNVMPTITSITGDTNINEGEIRNYQAIASDLGDDTLTYTWNFGDGSDTVEGQNVTHVFADNGNYTVTLTVTDDDGASTSQTLDVVVNNVTPVITSLTGDTEINEGEIGEYNAIATDRGSDELTYSWDFGDGTDIIEGSNVTHVFADNGNYTVTLTVTDDDGASTSQTLDVVVNNVTPVITSLTGDTNLNEGEAGSYSATSEAVAFGTASDPGNDTLTYTWDFGDGSDTVEGESVTHIFADNGNYTVTLTVTDDDGASTSSTLDVVVNNVTPVITSLTGNTNINEGKIGSYQAIAIDNGTDELTYTWNFGDGSDTLEGESVTHIFADNGNYTVTLTVTDDDGAATSSTLNVFANNVGPEIVNLTHSELLEKGRVLNFNVTATDVENDPLTITWNFGDGSAEVTGASVTHRYNDDGKYIVTVTARDDDGGITSNSFELFVEQVFNIKAEGIVTINGNSDLDGEPSRSDDDTKIYAGLGFNLNGNLTLPVQRDAAGNLIRSGNKLILVDRAVTVAPGYLSSNASSNNKNKYANLIPPQVIEPLTVNVPEYNSLVTQKLNQTIPAGTPTITFNTAQNPLNNSTDWLQKFPASGSTNVPTVVRVINGGLNIPSGVNLSNYVIKVDSGDINFNGSGHNLTNVILQTNNGNINLAQINANNLSSFASGSINTNSGARFVGNSLLASANPNGSINFNGATTNIDSSSNLKVISSGNIIFNGAAATRGELVAGKNLTLNGNSDLYGEIATRGNITINGGINLIKPNPTPVSTQSIPNFSPTLTSFSGDTIVTTNTPVNYQAVVNDVDSRSLDVTWNFGDGSQPITQSVNNSTAGSKNVDVIHTFTTEGTYPVTATVSDGEGGITSNEVKVTVDSPVASLPEGLYDLALTGGMAGLSQVGGEEGSTVELSFNLVGADAFYESEVGVLIFDNSVGQIDDLLPSDVGYVEAALTSSNKQILFEAGQKVGTQKNLTLTAGQYVMFYLVQDDSSSNLIADGFQSAPVFFSAFADLLNQDKFNHFQTDTPSDGELQLAIEDLTGGGDEDFNDVVLSVTSAAIVIPGSIGETVDAIVTLTGKEAVMNSEIGLLILDERSGRINNLLPTDADYATTALSERAIPLFTPNSAVGTSSTVSLEAGKYLGIYLIAGGTLSDWLLINSGNLNDTLPQAFFSTVSANPDGINHVNRFGSGRFALEDLWLGGDLDFDDASIQLRFN; translated from the coding sequence TTGTTAACCTCCGATCCCTTAAGAGCGATCGCCAACGGAGATTTCAGCATCACCGACACAACATCCGACACCTTTGCCTGGAATACTCGCGGGGATAGCAACATCGAACAGGGTCAAGCAGTACTCACCGAAGACTCACCCTTCCTCAGTAACTTCACTCAAACCTTCACCATTCCAGAGGATGCCAAGACTCTACAATTTACCCTAGTAGATACGGAACTCGGAGCAAGCGAACTCGCACCACCAGATGCTTTTGAAGTCGCTCTTTTAGATGCCAATACAAACGAACCCCTAACCACTGATACCAACTTAAGTAATACCGATTCTTTACTCAACATCCAAAATGATGGCACGACTTACTTCAGCAACAACGTTAGAATCGGCGGTGCCACATCAGGACAAATAATCGATCTTAATAACTCCCGTACCATCACCATCGATATCTCCCACCTCGCACCAGGTACGGAGGCAACCTTATACTTTGACCTCCTTGGTTTCGGAGATGCCGATTCTCGCGTAGTAATTGATGACATAATTCTCTCCGACCAAAACCTTTTACTACCATTCGCTAATCACGATACCGCCACCACCATTCAAGGGCAAGAGATCGAGATCGCGATTCTGGATAACGACAGAGATGATGACGGTACAATTGCGCTCAACTCCGTCCAAATTCAAACCCAACCCGATCGCGGTACGGCGATCGCTCGTCCCGATGGTACAGTCTCTTATATTCCAGGTACGGGTTTTGCAGGTACTGACACCTTTACCTATTTAGTCTCTGATAACGACGGACAACTATCCAACCCCGCCACCGTTACCGTAACAGTAGATAATGTCGCTCCCACAATTACTGATATTCAAATCCCAGACAACATTACCGAAGGTACGGAAATCGAGCTAGAAGCGATCGCTACTGACTCTGGAAACGATCCCTTAACCTACAAATGGGAATTTGATGACCAGACAACACTGTTCGGGCGAACGGTTGTTCGCACCTACGTGAATAACGGAACATATACAGGTACAGTTACCGTCACCGATACTTATGGTGGCAGCGAGACCCAAACCTTTACCGTAACGGTAGATAATACCCCACCAATAGTAGATGCAGGAGCAGACAAGACTACCAACGAAGGAAAAGCGATCGCCTTGACAGGCAGCTTCACCGACGCAGGAGTTAACGATACCCATACCTACACCTGGGATTTGGGAGATGGTAGCGACTTAATTACTGACACCACTACCCCAACCCACACTTACACCCAGAATGGTATTTACACTGCAACTTTCACAGTTACCGATTCAGATGGTGCGGTTTCTAACGATACTGTAGAAGTAACAGTTAATAACGTCAATCCCACAATTGAATCTTTAACTGGCGATACTAATCTTGATGAAGGGGATACTGCTAACTTCTCTGCCACAGCAAGTGATCCAGGGGATGATACCCTAACTTATATCTGGGATTTCGGCGACGGTAATCACTCAACACTCAACAGTAATCAATCATCAGTTTCTCATACATACACCCAGAATGGTACATATACCGTTACTCTTACGGTTACTGATGATGGTGGCGCAACCGCACAAACCCTAGAGATTACCGTTAACAACGTTGCTCCTACAATTGACGAGATCGATGGCAAAACCACTGTAGATGAAGGAGAAACAGTTAGCTATCGCGCGATCGCCACTGACCCAGGAGATGATGAATTAATTTACACCTGGAACTTTGGGGATGGCAGTGATGTGGTGACGGGAGAAACCGTGACTCACACCTTTGCTAATAATGGAGTTTACGAGGCAACCCTCACCGTCGAAGATGATGACGGCGCAGCTACTACTCAAACTATTACTATTACCGTCAACAACGTCGCTCCCATTATCGAGACAGAAACCACCAAAACCGCTGATGAAGGAGAATCTCTTGAATTTTTAGCCACCTTAAGCGATCCAGGAGACGACGAACTTACCGTTACCTGGGACTTTGGCGACGGCAGCGAATTTGTACAAACCAACGGGAGTTCGCCCCGACAAGATACTCAAACCCATACCTATGTCGATAACGGTAACTACACTGCCACTGTTACTGTCACCGATAGCGATGGTGCAGAAACTACTTCTAGCATTGATGTCACCATTAATAATACTGCTCCTGTAATTGATAGTCTCACAGGAGACACCAAGATTTCGGAGGGACAAACCGCTAACTTTAGTGCTAATGCCACTGATGCAGGTAATGATGAATTAACTTACAGTTGGGACTTTGGCGACGGTAGCGATCTCGTTACGGGAGTTGATGTCAATCATATATTCGCAGATAATGGCAACTACACAGTTACTTTAACCGTGACAGATGATGACGGTGCAGCTACTTCTCAGACAATAAATGTAGTAGTCAATAATGTCACACCTGTAATTACATCGTTAACAGGTGATACCGAGATATTGGAAGGGGAGGTTGCAGAATATAATGCGATCGCCTCTGATAACGGTAACGATACATTAATTTATACTTGGAACTTTGGAGATGGAAGCGACACTGTAGAGGGACAAAATGTTACTCATGTCTTCACAGATAATGGCAACTACACCGTAACCTTAACTGTGATAGATGATGACGGCGCAGCTACATCTTCTTCACTAGATGTCACAGTAAATAACGTTATTCCTGCCATTACCTCTTTAACTGGAGATACGAATATCAATGAAGGCGATGAAGCTAGTTTCAGTGCAATCGCGTCTGATGATGGAGAGGATGAATTAACTTACAGTTGGAATTTTGGAGACGGTACAGATGTAGTAGAAGGAGAAAATGTTACTCACGTATTTACAGACAATGGTAACTATACCGTAACCCTTACCGTAACTGACGATGACGGTGCAGCTACATCCTCTACATTAGATGTAGTAGTAAATAACGTAATGCCAACAATTACTTCAATTACTGGTGATACCAATATTAATGAAGGAGAAATAAGAAATTATCAAGCGATCGCTTCTGACCTTGGAGATGATACATTAACCTATACCTGGAACTTTGGCGATGGAAGTGACACTGTAGAGGGACAAAATGTAACTCATGTATTTGCAGATAACGGCAACTATACAGTTACTTTAACTGTCACAGATGATGACGGTGCATCTACTTCTCAGACATTAGATGTAGTAGTGAATAATGTAACTCCTGTCATTACTTCGTTGACTGGAGATACCGAGATAAATGAAGGAGAGATTGGAGAGTATAATGCGATCGCTACTGATAGGGGTTCAGATGAACTAACCTACAGTTGGGACTTCGGCGATGGAACAGATATAATTGAAGGAAGTAATGTCACTCATGTATTTGCAGATAATGGCAACTACACAGTTACTTTAACTGTAACCGATGATGACGGTGCATCGACATCTCAGACATTAGATGTAGTAGTAAATAACGTAACTCCCGTAATTACCTCCTTAACAGGTGATACTAATCTTAATGAAGGAGAAGCTGGTAGTTACAGTGCGACCAGCGAAGCTGTTGCCTTCGGCACCGCCTCTGACCCTGGCAACGACACTTTAACTTACACTTGGGATTTCGGTGATGGAAGTGACACCGTAGAGGGTGAAAGCGTAACTCATATCTTCGCAGATAATGGCAACTATACCGTAACCCTTACTGTAACTGACGATGACGGCGCATCCACCTCTTCTACCTTAGATGTCGTAGTAAATAACGTCACTCCCGTCATTACCTCCTTAACTGGCAATACAAATATCAATGAAGGAAAAATTGGTTCTTATCAGGCGATCGCTATCGATAATGGTACGGATGAATTAACTTATACCTGGAACTTTGGCGATGGAAGCGATACGCTAGAAGGAGAAAGCGTAACTCATATCTTCGCAGATAACGGCAACTATACCGTAACCCTGACAGTAACAGATGATGACGGTGCAGCAACATCCTCTACACTAAATGTATTCGCAAACAACGTTGGGCCTGAGATTGTCAATCTTACCCATTCAGAACTATTAGAAAAAGGGCGAGTTCTCAACTTTAACGTTACTGCCACCGATGTAGAAAACGATCCTTTAACTATCACATGGAACTTCGGTGACGGCAGCGCAGAAGTAACGGGAGCGTCGGTTACTCATCGTTATAACGATGATGGCAAATATATCGTTACCGTAACAGCAAGAGATGACGATGGTGGTATTACCAGTAACAGTTTTGAACTTTTCGTCGAACAAGTATTTAACATCAAAGCAGAAGGAATAGTGACTATTAATGGCAACAGCGATCTCGATGGCGAACCTTCCCGAAGTGACGACGACACCAAAATTTATGCTGGGTTAGGATTTAATTTAAATGGCAATTTAACTCTACCAGTACAACGAGATGCAGCAGGCAATCTCATCCGCTCTGGGAATAAACTAATATTAGTAGATCGAGCAGTAACAGTAGCACCTGGTTATCTATCCAGTAACGCTTCTAGTAATAACAAAAATAAATATGCCAATCTCATTCCACCACAAGTAATCGAACCTTTGACGGTAAACGTTCCCGAATATAACAGTTTAGTTACTCAAAAACTAAACCAAACTATTCCCGCAGGAACACCAACTATAACGTTTAATACCGCCCAAAATCCACTCAATAATAGTACCGATTGGCTACAAAAATTCCCCGCATCGGGTTCGACAAATGTTCCCACTGTAGTCAGAGTAATTAATGGCGGATTAAACATTCCTTCAGGAGTCAATTTAAGTAACTATGTCATTAAAGTAGATTCAGGAGATATTAACTTTAATGGGTCGGGACACAATTTAACTAACGTTATCCTGCAAACTAATAACGGCAATATCAATTTAGCGCAAATCAACGCCAATAACTTAAGCTCCTTTGCCTCTGGTTCGATTAATACCAATAGTGGCGCACGCTTTGTCGGAAATTCTTTATTAGCTTCTGCTAATCCCAACGGTAGTATTAATTTTAATGGTGCGACAACTAATATTGATTCTTCCAGTAATTTAAAAGTAATTAGTAGTGGCAATATTATCTTTAATGGTGCTGCTGCTACCAGGGGTGAGTTAGTGGCAGGTAAAAATCTCACTCTCAATGGTAATAGCGATCTCTACGGAGAGATTGCAACACGAGGTAATATTACGATTAACGGTGGAATTAATTTAATTAAACCAAACCCTACTCCCGTTTCCACTCAATCCATACCTAACTTTTCACCAACTCTAACAAGTTTCTCTGGCGATACTATTGTAACCACTAATACTCCTGTCAATTATCAAGCGGTAGTTAACGATGTCGATAGTCGCTCTTTAGATGTTACTTGGAATTTTGGTGATGGTAGTCAACCGATTACACAATCAGTTAATAATTCTACTGCTGGCAGTAAAAACGTCGATGTTATTCATACTTTTACGACGGAAGGAACCTATCCAGTTACCGCAACTGTTAGTGATGGGGAAGGTGGAATTACTTCAAATGAGGTAAAAGTAACAGTTGATTCTCCAGTTGCTTCTTTACCTGAAGGTTTGTACGATCTAGCTTTGACTGGGGGTATGGCAGGTTTGAGTCAAGTCGGTGGAGAAGAAGGTTCTACCGTTGAATTGAGTTTTAATCTTGTTGGTGCTGACGCTTTTTATGAATCGGAAGTGGGAGTACTGATTTTTGATAATTCTGTAGGACAAATTGACGATTTACTACCATCAGATGTTGGTTACGTCGAAGCTGCTTTAACTAGTAGTAATAAACAGATTTTATTTGAAGCAGGGCAGAAAGTCGGCACGCAGAAGAATTTAACTTTAACTGCGGGTCAATATGTAATGTTTTATCTGGTTCAAGATGACAGTAGTAGTAATTTAATTGCCGACGGTTTTCAATCTGCACCCGTATTCTTCTCAGCTTTTGCCGACCTTCTCAATCAAGATAAATTCAATCATTTTCAGACCGATACACCTAGTGATGGCGAACTTCAATTGGCAATTGAAGATTTAACTGGTGGTGGCGACGAAGATTTTAATGATGTGGTTTTATCGGTAACTTCTGCTGCTATAGTTATTCCCGGTTCGATTGGGGAAACTGTCGATGCTATCGTAACTCTAACTGGCAAAGAAGCTGTAATGAATTCAGAAATTGGACTGTTAATTTTAGATGAGCGCAGTGGAAGAATTAATAATTTATTACCTACAGATGCCGATTATGCTACTACTGCTTTAAGCGAGCGAGCTATCCCCTTATTTACTCCTAATTCAGCAGTAGGAACGAGTTCTACGGTTAGTTTAGAGGCTGGTAAGTATTTGGGTATTTATCTAATTGCTGGTGGAACGCTCTCAGATTGGTTGCTGATCAATTCTGGTAATTTAAATGATACTTTACCCCAGGCTTTCTTCTCAACTGTTTCGGCTAATCCCGATGGAATTAATCATGTCAATCGATTTGGTTCTGGTCGATTTGCTTTAGAAGACTTGTGGTTGGGTGGCGATCTCGATTTTGATGATGCTTCAATTCAGTTGCGATTTAATTAA
- a CDS encoding transposase, protein MPTHNTYQQPVISVKFDKADCLACESRADCTRAKAGARTVILRPQAQHRENIGFV, encoded by the coding sequence ATTCCGACTCATAATACTTATCAACAACCTGTAATTAGCGTGAAGTTTGACAAAGCCGATTGTCTTGCTTGTGAGTCTAGGGCTGATTGTACTCGTGCTAAAGCAGGAGCAAGAACGGTTATTTTACGCCCCCAAGCCCAACATCGCGAAAATATAGGGTTCGTGTGA
- a CDS encoding pentapeptide repeat-containing protein, translating to MPIIGLHHYKLLFKDRLRRSEFEEQHKNGRRDFRYCILEDVDLRCCLAGIDVRYADLRQVRDIPNVMIKVNLTGVNLEGVNLQGINLSHSVLADANLKAAQFNGANLEGVSLSRAILERACFDYACLNGANLTQAKLKGANLNHSYLVGTNLTQAQLKGCNLDHANLEASNLTQANLDEANLSWANLNAANLTKASFCNCNLIFADLEGTEPKKANFKRATTNSMRLPYGVTLTETAFWNHKS from the coding sequence ATGCCGATTATTGGATTGCATCACTATAAACTGTTATTCAAAGATAGACTCAGGCGTAGCGAATTTGAAGAGCAACATAAAAATGGTCGCAGAGATTTTCGATATTGCATCTTAGAAGATGTCGACTTACGTTGCTGTCTTGCTGGAATTGATGTTCGTTATGCAGATTTACGTCAAGTCAGAGATATACCAAATGTGATGATTAAAGTCAATCTTACCGGCGTTAATCTCGAAGGGGTTAATTTACAAGGCATTAATCTCAGTCATTCTGTTTTGGCTGATGCTAATCTTAAGGCTGCTCAATTTAACGGGGCTAATTTAGAAGGAGTTTCTTTGAGTCGTGCTATTTTAGAGCGAGCTTGTTTTGATTATGCCTGTCTTAATGGTGCTAATCTTACTCAAGCCAAGTTGAAGGGAGCCAATCTCAATCACAGTTATTTAGTCGGCACTAATCTGACTCAAGCTCAATTAAAAGGCTGCAATTTAGATCATGCTAATTTAGAAGCTAGTAATTTAACTCAAGCAAATCTAGACGAGGCGAATTTAAGCTGGGCAAATTTAAATGCTGCTAATTTAACCAAAGCTAGTTTTTGTAATTGTAATTTAATTTTTGCCGATCTAGAAGGTACCGAGCCGAAAAAAGCCAATTTCAAACGCGCTACTACTAATTCGATGAGACTTCCTTACGGAGTAACCCTTACTGAAACTGCATTTTGGAATCATAAATCATAA
- a CDS encoding pentapeptide repeat-containing protein: MSDKPLLEDEDILRLYAGGVRDFTGYELSINQIVNTNLSGVNFSGLDLSESYLEGSNLSGANLSGTLFNSACLDGANLSGANLTDAGLSMATLWNANLTGANLTGAYLGSAEIARSNLTNASFIGANIEHIFLKENIYRNTIWIDGSIRNE; encoded by the coding sequence ATGAGTGACAAACCATTGCTCGAGGACGAAGATATCCTCAGACTTTATGCTGGTGGAGTAAGGGATTTTACTGGCTACGAATTGTCCATTAACCAAATTGTTAATACCAATTTGAGCGGAGTCAACTTCAGTGGACTGGATTTGTCCGAATCTTATCTCGAAGGGAGCAACTTGAGTGGGGCTAATCTCAGTGGAACTCTTTTCAACTCCGCTTGTTTGGATGGTGCCAACCTCAGTGGAGCTAATCTGACTGATGCTGGGCTTAGTATGGCTACTCTCTGGAATGCTAATTTGACTGGTGCTAATTTGACTGGTGCTTACTTGGGATCTGCTGAAATTGCTAGAAGCAATTTGACTAATGCTAGCTTCATTGGTGCTAACATCGAACATATTTTTCTTAAAGAAAATATCTATAGGAACACTATTTGGATTGATGGTAGTATCCGTAACGAATGA